The Edaphobacter flagellatus sequence CGGAACAGGATTCAGATATCTCCGCTCCACCTGCACCGCCGGCCGTAAAAACGACTCCGCCTGCTCAGCCTCAGCTTCCACCAGATCCATCGAACGTCCTCCGCTCACACCATACAGATGCTGCAGCCAGCGCTTCGATCTTACCGCCTCAACGCTTATCCCTTCGACGTCGCCTCATCTGCATAGAACTTCGCGATCTCGCCCGCGTATCGCTCACCCACCACGCGTCGCTTCAGCTTCAGGCTTGGAGTCATCGTGCCATCCTCGACACTCCACTCCTCCGGCACCACACACACCCGCTTGATGCTCTCGAAGTGAGCCAGGTTCTTGTTTACGCTATCCACAATCTCCTGATAGACCTTGATCACCTTCGGGTCTTTCACCAGCGCCGCCGGATCCTCCGTCGTCACGCCCTGCGCCTTCGCCCATCCCTTCAGCGCCGCCAGATTCGGAGAGATCAGCACACTCACAAACTTGTGTTTGTCGCCCACCATCGCCGCCTGACCCACCAGCGTATTCGCCTTCAGCCTGTTCTCAATCGGCTGCGGAGCAACAAATTTTCCGCCGCTCGTCTTCAGCAGCTCCTTTTTGCGATCCGTAATCGACAAAAATCCATCCGCATCCCGATTGCCGATGTCTCCCGTCTTAAACCATCCGTCCTCCGTGAAGGCCTCCTGCGTCTCCTTCTCCTTGTTCCAGTACCCCACAAAGATCGAAGGCCCCTTCACCTCCAGTTCGCCATCTTCAGCGAACCGGCACTGCACATTCTCGAGCGCCTTGCCCACCGTCCCCATCCTGTACGCCTTCGGATAATTCAGCGCAATGACCGGCGAGGTCTCCGTCAGCCCATACCCCTCAAGAATCACGATTCCCGCATCCGCAAACCAGCCCGCCGTATCCATACCCAGCGGAGCGCCACCCGCAATAAAGATCCGCACCCGACCGCCAAATGCCTCGGCAATCTTGCCAAAGACCAGCTTCTTCGCCAGCTTCGAGCTCAGCCCACTCGGCTCCTTGCCTGCCACCGTCTCGGCCCTGTGTGCCTTCCCGACTCCAAACGCCCACTTCAGAATCCTGCTCTTCACCGGCGACGCAGACGACTTCATCTCCACCGCCTGCCGTATCTTTTCGTACAGCCGCGGCACCGACACAAAGATCGTCGGCTTTACCACCTTCATCGCCTCAGGAATCTGATCGAACTTCGCGCAGTACGCCAGCTGTGTGCCATGACACAGCAGCGCATAGTCCAGATGCCGCGCCGTCACATGCGACAATGGCAGAAATGAGATGCACACATCCTGATCGCCCAGCCCCAGCGGCCCCGTCGAGTAGTTCAGATTGCTCGCCAGATTCCCATGCGTCAGCATCACGCCCTTCGGCTCGCCCGTCGTCCCCGACGTGTAGATAATCGTCGCCAGATCTTCCGGACGCACCGCCTTCACCATCACGTCGAACGCAGCATCCCTCTGCTGCTTTGCCGGAGCATCCTTGATCAGCGCAGCAAAGCTTTCTGTACCCGCAAACTCGCCCGCATCCATCACCACCACATGTTCCAGCGCCGGCAACTCGCCCGCAGCCGCCACCTTCGCATACTGTTCCGCAGAAGAAACCACCGCCACCTTCGCGCCCGAATCCCGAAGCATGTATCCCACCTGCTCCGGCGTCAGCGTCGGATACAACGGGACATCTACCCCGCCGATCGCCAGCACGGCAAAGTCCGTCACCGCCCACTCCCATCGATTCTCCGAAAGCAGCGCCACGCGGTCGCCCTTGCCGACGCCCCAACCGCGAAGCACATCCGCCAACGCGCGCACGCGTCCATACAACTCCGCCGACGAGATCGGCGACCAGCTCACCGGCGTATCCTGCGACATCACCACCGTACGGTCGCCACGCCCCGTAGCCCGTACCAAAACATCATTTACCGTACGCAGATCAAACATGCTCTCTCCGTTTACTTGCCGTTAGTCTTTGCGCCGTCCAGCCTTGTTCGTGTGTCATTCCGAGCAAGCGCAGCGCGTCGAGGAATCCCCCGCATTTCGACCGCATCTGCAACCATGCACCAGGACGCCACCACGCTCACCCTGTAGCAATCCCATTCATCAGCACATCCATCACCTGCCGCGCCGTCGCCTTCGCATCATACGCGCGTCCCGTAAACACCGCAGAGCTCAGCAGCTCATCGATCGCGCCAAACATGCAGTGCGCCACCACGCCATCCGAGATGTCCTGCCGGAAGATTCCCTCCTGCTGCCCTCGCCGAATCACCTCCCGCACCACCTGGATATACCGCACCAAGTGATGATGCGAGAACTCAGCAATAAACTTCGCGCTCTGCCGCATCTCCGTCTGCATCAGGATCGCCATGCTCCGGTTCACCTGCGCACTCGCCAGATGCACCTCCGCAATGTACTCCAACTGCTCCCGCGGCCCCTTCAGCGTCTGGAACCGCTCTTCTACCTGACGATAGAACCGCTCAAACGTCGTGTCGATCGCCGTCCGCAGCACATCGTCCTTGCTCTTGAAGTAGAGATAAATCGTGCCATCCGCAACCCCGGCCCGCTTCGCAATCGCGCTCACCGGACAGTTGAAATAG is a genomic window containing:
- a CDS encoding TetR/AcrR family transcriptional regulator, whose protein sequence is MEEEAGRDKSAAPSTGPGSEKYQKILDAAVEVIAERGYFNCPVSAIAKRAGVADGTIYLYFKSKDDVLRTAIDTTFERFYRQVEERFQTLKGPREQLEYIAEVHLASAQVNRSMAILMQTEMRQSAKFIAEFSHHHLVRYIQVVREVIRRGQQEGIFRQDISDGVVAHCMFGAIDELLSSAVFTGRAYDAKATARQVMDVLMNGIATG
- a CDS encoding AMP-dependent synthetase/ligase, whose amino-acid sequence is MFDLRTVNDVLVRATGRGDRTVVMSQDTPVSWSPISSAELYGRVRALADVLRGWGVGKGDRVALLSENRWEWAVTDFAVLAIGGVDVPLYPTLTPEQVGYMLRDSGAKVAVVSSAEQYAKVAAAGELPALEHVVVMDAGEFAGTESFAALIKDAPAKQQRDAAFDVMVKAVRPEDLATIIYTSGTTGEPKGVMLTHGNLASNLNYSTGPLGLGDQDVCISFLPLSHVTARHLDYALLCHGTQLAYCAKFDQIPEAMKVVKPTIFVSVPRLYEKIRQAVEMKSSASPVKSRILKWAFGVGKAHRAETVAGKEPSGLSSKLAKKLVFGKIAEAFGGRVRIFIAGGAPLGMDTAGWFADAGIVILEGYGLTETSPVIALNYPKAYRMGTVGKALENVQCRFAEDGELEVKGPSIFVGYWNKEKETQEAFTEDGWFKTGDIGNRDADGFLSITDRKKELLKTSGGKFVAPQPIENRLKANTLVGQAAMVGDKHKFVSVLISPNLAALKGWAKAQGVTTEDPAALVKDPKVIKVYQEIVDSVNKNLAHFESIKRVCVVPEEWSVEDGTMTPSLKLKRRVVGERYAGEIAKFYADEATSKG